The following coding sequences are from one Lipingzhangella halophila window:
- a CDS encoding DoxX family protein: MVVVVVLACVIAAIFAALGVAKILALASMRELAAKVGFTPNAYRGIGVLEVAGAVGVALGPVVPLLGGLAGAGLVLLLAGAVVTHLRHQHGPREFSPALVCAVLVAGYLVALFWLAS; the protein is encoded by the coding sequence ATGGTCGTAGTAGTTGTTCTCGCCTGCGTCATTGCCGCGATCTTCGCGGCGCTCGGGGTGGCCAAGATCCTCGCCCTGGCATCGATGCGCGAACTCGCCGCGAAGGTCGGGTTCACGCCGAATGCCTACCGAGGCATCGGGGTCCTGGAGGTAGCGGGCGCCGTGGGTGTCGCCCTCGGCCCGGTCGTACCGCTGCTGGGCGGCCTGGCGGGAGCTGGACTTGTCCTGCTGCTCGCCGGCGCCGTGGTCACGCACCTACGCCATCAGCATGGGCCGCGCGAGTTTTCGCCGGCGTTGGTGTGCGCGGTGCTCGTCGCCGGCTACCTCGTGGCGCTTTTCTGGTTGGCGTCATGA